Proteins found in one Lysinibacillus fusiformis genomic segment:
- a CDS encoding 3-hydroxybutyryl-CoA dehydrogenase, protein MGIQKVMVIGAGQMGSGIAQVCAQAGFDVKLNDIKQEFFERGLGVITKNLSRDVEKGRKTEDEKAAVLGQISMSLDLQDASDVDIIIEAAVENMEIKQSIFKQLDGIAPAHAILATNTSSLPITEIAAVTNRPEQVIGMHFMNPVPVMKLVEIIRGLATTDEVYKAVEEMTVKLSKTPVEVNDFPGFISNRILLPMINEAIYALYEGVATKEAIDDVMKLGMNHPMGPLTLADFIGLDTCLYIMEILHEGLGDSKYRPCPLLRKYVAAGWLGKKSGRGFYVYE, encoded by the coding sequence ATGGGAATTCAAAAGGTAATGGTCATTGGTGCAGGGCAAATGGGCTCTGGTATTGCCCAGGTTTGTGCACAAGCAGGCTTTGATGTGAAATTGAACGATATCAAGCAAGAATTTTTCGAGCGTGGATTAGGGGTTATTACGAAAAATTTATCACGTGATGTAGAAAAGGGTCGTAAAACAGAAGATGAGAAGGCTGCTGTTCTAGGTCAAATTAGTATGTCACTAGATTTACAGGATGCTAGTGATGTAGATATTATCATTGAGGCAGCTGTAGAAAATATGGAAATTAAGCAATCCATCTTTAAGCAACTGGATGGCATTGCACCAGCACATGCTATTTTAGCTACGAATACATCTTCACTGCCTATTACAGAAATCGCAGCAGTAACAAATCGTCCAGAGCAAGTAATCGGTATGCACTTTATGAATCCTGTACCAGTTATGAAACTTGTCGAAATCATTCGAGGCTTAGCAACAACAGATGAAGTATACAAAGCTGTTGAAGAGATGACGGTCAAATTATCGAAAACACCAGTAGAAGTGAATGACTTCCCAGGATTTATTTCAAACCGAATTCTACTACCGATGATTAATGAAGCGATTTACGCACTCTATGAAGGTGTAGCTACGAAGGAAGCAATTGATGATGTAATGAAGCTTGGTATGAACCATCCAATGGGGCCATTAACATTGGCAGACTTCATTGGTTTGGATACTTGTCTTTACATCATGGAAATTTTACATGAGGGTCTAGGAGATAGTAAATATCGTCCTTGCCCACTGCTACGTAAATACGTTGCAGCAGGCTGGCTAGGTAAGAAATCAGGAAGAGGCTTTTACGTTTACGAATAA
- the rpoE gene encoding DNA-directed RNA polymerase subunit delta, protein MNFREMTKEQLTEESLINLAYAILNEKRASVSFNDLLKLIQELVGYSDAEMKSRLLQFYTDMNIDGRFLYNQEAGWGLREWFKVEQIEEETAPSVKTQKKKSKAAFDDEDLDEDVDLEEEDIDFDEDFEEFIDEEDLEEEEDEKEDIDFDDEDLEEIDEEIDEEFIDEEEEEFDEEEEEV, encoded by the coding sequence TTGAATTTTCGTGAAATGACAAAGGAACAATTAACAGAAGAATCGTTAATTAACTTAGCTTATGCAATATTAAATGAAAAACGTGCCTCAGTGTCTTTTAATGATTTATTAAAATTAATTCAAGAACTTGTGGGCTATAGTGATGCAGAAATGAAATCTCGTCTGTTACAATTTTATACAGATATGAATATTGATGGCCGCTTTTTATATAATCAGGAAGCAGGCTGGGGCTTACGTGAATGGTTTAAAGTAGAGCAAATTGAAGAAGAAACAGCACCTTCTGTTAAGACTCAAAAGAAAAAATCTAAAGCTGCCTTTGATGATGAAGATCTTGATGAGGATGTAGATTTAGAGGAAGAAGATATCGACTTTGATGAAGACTTTGAAGAGTTCATTGATGAAGAAGACCTTGAGGAAGAAGAAGATGAAAAAGAAGATATCGACTTTGACGATGAAGATCTAGAAGAAATTGATGAAGAAATCGATGAAGAGTTTATCGATGAAGAGGAAGAAGAATTTGATGAAGAAGAGGAAGAGGTCTAG
- a CDS encoding acyl-CoA dehydrogenase, whose protein sequence is MNFQLTEEHEQLREMIRDFAINEVAPTAAERDENEEFDRAIFDKMAELGLTGIPWPEEYGGAGFDYLAYVIAVEELSRVCASTGVTLSAHTSLAGWPLYKFGSEEQKQKYLRPMAEGKHIGAYGLTEPGSGSDAGGMKTYAKRDGDDYILNGSKIFITNGGVADTYIVFAVTDPEAKHGTSAFIVEAGFEGFSVGKKEKKLGIRSSPTTEIIFDNCRVPKENLLGAEGEGFKIAMTTLDGGRNGIAAQAVGIAQGALDAAVDYAKERVQFGKPITANQGISFKLADMATQIEASRLLTYQAAWLESNNLPYGKASAMAKLMSGDTAMSVTTEAVQVFGGYGYTKDYPVERFMRDAKITQIYEGTQEIQRLVISRMLTK, encoded by the coding sequence ATGAACTTTCAGTTAACAGAAGAGCATGAACAATTACGTGAAATGATTCGTGATTTTGCTATAAATGAAGTGGCGCCAACAGCTGCTGAACGTGACGAAAATGAAGAATTTGACCGTGCGATTTTCGATAAAATGGCGGAGCTTGGGTTAACTGGTATTCCATGGCCTGAAGAATATGGTGGTGCAGGATTTGACTACCTTGCATATGTCATTGCTGTCGAGGAACTATCACGTGTCTGTGCTTCGACTGGGGTAACATTATCTGCGCATACTTCACTGGCAGGTTGGCCACTTTACAAGTTTGGTTCAGAAGAACAAAAACAAAAATACCTTCGTCCAATGGCTGAAGGCAAACATATTGGTGCGTATGGTTTAACAGAACCAGGATCAGGTTCAGATGCGGGCGGCATGAAAACATATGCAAAACGTGATGGCGATGATTATATTTTAAATGGCTCAAAAATCTTTATTACGAATGGTGGAGTAGCAGATACTTATATTGTATTTGCAGTAACAGATCCAGAAGCAAAACACGGCACATCCGCATTTATCGTGGAAGCTGGGTTTGAAGGTTTCTCTGTAGGGAAGAAAGAAAAGAAATTAGGAATTCGTTCATCTCCAACAACAGAGATTATTTTTGATAACTGTCGTGTTCCAAAAGAAAATCTATTAGGTGCTGAAGGGGAAGGCTTTAAGATTGCCATGACGACACTGGACGGTGGACGTAATGGTATTGCGGCTCAAGCAGTAGGGATTGCACAGGGAGCATTAGATGCAGCAGTAGACTACGCCAAAGAACGTGTGCAATTTGGTAAACCAATCACTGCAAACCAAGGCATTTCCTTTAAATTAGCAGATATGGCAACTCAAATAGAGGCTTCTCGACTTCTTACATACCAGGCGGCTTGGTTAGAGTCTAATAACCTACCATATGGTAAGGCATCTGCAATGGCGAAATTAATGTCTGGCGATACGGCTATGAGTGTAACGACAGAGGCGGTTCAAGTATTTGGTGGCTATGGTTATACAAAAGATTATCCAGTAGAGCGCTTTATGCGTGATGCTAAAATTACACAAATTTATGAAGGTACGCAGGAGATTCAACGTCTTGTTATCTCGCGTATGCTAACGAAATAA
- a CDS encoding acyl-CoA dehydrogenase, translating into MHLQFTDEQIMMRDMVRQFAQEKIQPWVERMEAGEFPRELLQQMGELGLMGITTPEDLGGSGMDFTSYIIAINELSKVSAVMGVILSVHTSVGTNPIIYFGNDEQKKRYVPKLATGEYLGAFCLTEPGAGSDAGSLQSKAVRDGDEYVINGSKVFITNGGEADVYIVFASTNPAEKTKGISAFIVEKGTPGLIIGKDEHKMGLHGSRTVQLTFDNCRIPADNLLGEEGEGFKIAMANLDVGRIGIAAQALGIAEAALEAATAYAKERIQFGKPIAAQQGVGFKLADMATAVESAKLLVYRAADLRAKGLPCGAEASMAKLFSSRTAVQTAIEAVQVFGGYGYTEDYPVERYFRDAKVTEIYEGTSEIQRLVISKHLLK; encoded by the coding sequence ATGCATTTGCAATTTACAGATGAGCAAATTATGATGCGCGATATGGTTCGTCAATTTGCTCAGGAAAAAATTCAACCGTGGGTAGAGCGAATGGAAGCGGGAGAATTCCCACGTGAGCTTCTACAGCAAATGGGTGAACTTGGCTTAATGGGAATTACTACACCAGAAGACTTAGGTGGCTCTGGTATGGATTTTACATCGTATATAATTGCGATTAATGAACTATCAAAAGTAAGCGCTGTAATGGGCGTTATTTTATCGGTGCATACTTCGGTTGGAACAAATCCAATCATTTACTTTGGGAATGACGAACAAAAGAAACGTTATGTACCAAAACTTGCAACAGGAGAATATTTAGGCGCATTTTGTTTAACGGAACCAGGTGCAGGCTCAGACGCTGGCTCTCTACAATCAAAGGCAGTGCGTGATGGCGATGAATATGTTATTAACGGCTCCAAAGTATTTATTACAAATGGTGGAGAGGCTGATGTATATATTGTATTCGCTTCTACTAACCCTGCTGAAAAAACAAAAGGTATTTCGGCATTTATTGTCGAAAAGGGGACACCTGGCTTAATCATCGGAAAAGATGAACATAAGATGGGCTTACATGGCTCACGTACTGTTCAGCTGACATTCGATAACTGTCGCATTCCAGCCGACAACCTACTTGGGGAAGAAGGAGAAGGCTTTAAAATTGCGATGGCCAATTTAGATGTTGGACGAATTGGCATTGCGGCACAGGCTTTAGGAATTGCTGAAGCAGCACTAGAGGCGGCTACTGCTTATGCTAAAGAACGTATACAATTTGGCAAACCAATTGCTGCACAACAAGGTGTTGGCTTTAAGCTTGCTGATATGGCAACAGCTGTTGAATCGGCAAAACTATTAGTCTATCGCGCAGCAGATTTACGTGCAAAAGGTTTACCATGTGGAGCAGAAGCTTCAATGGCTAAACTTTTCTCATCACGAACAGCGGTACAAACGGCAATAGAAGCGGTTCAAGTATTCGGCGGCTACGGCTATACGGAAGATTATCCAGTAGAGCGCTATTTCCGCGATGCAAAGGTTACAGAAATCTATGAAGGTACAAGTGAAATTCAAAGATTAGTCATTAGTAAACATTTACTGAAATAA
- a CDS encoding CTP synthase, with product MTKYIFVTGGVVSSLGKGIVAASLGRLLKNRGLEVTIQKFDPYINIDPGTMSPYQHGEVFVTDDGAEADLDLGHYERFIDINLGKHSTVTSGRVYQSVLQKERRGDYNGGTVQVIPHITNEIKDRIQRAGRETNADVVITEVGGTVGDIESLPFLEAIRQMKTNLGHNNVMYIHCTLIPYIKAAGELKTKPTQHSVKELRSLGIQPNIIVVRTEQEVPQEMKEKLALFCDVQPHEIIESRDAEHLYEVPLNLHAQDIDDIVLDHFGIEAPEADMGEWRDLVEKVKNLPNKRKIALVGKYVELQDAYISVVEALKHAGYAFNSDIEIDWINAEHVDADNVTSLLKGADAILVPGGFGDRGVEGKILATQYARENNVPFLGICLGMQLATIEFARNVLGLKGAHSTELDANTEYPIIDFLPDQNDTVDIGGTLRLGLYPCKLKDGSKASNAYGKELVYERHRHRYEFNNEYREAMEAAGLVFSGTSPDGKLVEIIELPENNFFVACQFHPELVSRPNRPQPLFRDFIGATFK from the coding sequence ATGACGAAGTATATTTTTGTAACAGGTGGGGTTGTATCATCACTTGGAAAAGGGATTGTTGCAGCATCTCTAGGCCGTTTATTAAAAAACCGTGGTTTAGAAGTTACGATTCAAAAATTTGACCCATATATCAATATTGACCCAGGTACGATGAGCCCTTATCAACATGGTGAAGTTTTTGTAACAGATGATGGTGCTGAGGCTGATTTAGACTTAGGACACTATGAACGCTTTATTGATATTAACCTTGGGAAACATTCTACAGTAACTTCAGGTCGTGTTTACCAATCTGTATTACAGAAAGAACGTCGTGGTGATTATAACGGTGGAACAGTACAAGTAATTCCTCATATTACAAACGAAATTAAAGACCGTATCCAACGTGCTGGTCGAGAAACAAATGCTGATGTTGTGATTACTGAGGTTGGTGGAACAGTAGGGGATATTGAATCATTACCTTTCCTTGAAGCTATCCGTCAAATGAAAACGAACTTAGGTCATAACAATGTAATGTATATCCACTGTACACTAATTCCTTATATTAAAGCAGCTGGTGAACTTAAAACAAAACCTACGCAGCATTCTGTTAAAGAATTACGCTCTTTAGGTATCCAGCCAAATATTATCGTAGTCCGTACTGAACAAGAAGTACCACAAGAGATGAAAGAGAAATTAGCATTATTCTGTGATGTTCAACCACATGAAATTATTGAATCTCGTGATGCTGAGCATTTATATGAAGTACCATTAAACCTACATGCACAAGATATAGATGATATCGTTCTAGATCATTTTGGCATTGAAGCACCAGAGGCAGACATGGGAGAATGGCGTGACCTTGTAGAAAAAGTGAAGAACTTACCAAATAAAAGAAAGATAGCATTAGTAGGGAAATACGTAGAACTACAAGATGCATACATTTCTGTAGTTGAGGCATTAAAGCATGCAGGGTATGCATTTAATTCTGATATTGAAATTGACTGGATTAATGCAGAACACGTTGATGCAGATAACGTTACCTCTCTATTAAAAGGTGCTGACGCTATTTTAGTACCAGGTGGCTTTGGTGATCGCGGTGTTGAAGGTAAAATTTTAGCGACACAATATGCACGTGAAAATAATGTTCCTTTCCTAGGTATTTGTTTAGGTATGCAATTAGCAACAATAGAATTTGCACGTAATGTTCTTGGCTTGAAAGGTGCTCATTCTACAGAGCTTGATGCAAATACAGAGTATCCAATTATCGACTTCTTACCAGATCAAAATGATACTGTAGACATCGGTGGTACATTACGTTTAGGGTTATATCCATGTAAATTAAAAGATGGTTCAAAAGCAAGCAATGCTTATGGCAAAGAGCTTGTTTATGAGCGTCATCGTCACCGCTATGAATTTAACAATGAATATCGTGAGGCAATGGAAGCAGCTGGTCTTGTCTTCTCAGGTACAAGCCCTGATGGCAAGTTAGTTGAAATTATTGAGCTACCAGAAAACAATTTCTTTGTAGCGTGTCAATTCCACCCAGAGCTAGTGTCACGTCCAAATCGTCCACAACCATTGTTCCGCGACTTTATCGGCGCAACATTTAAATAA
- a CDS encoding response regulator, which yields MKRLLIVDDQQGIRLLLNEVLKKEGYLTYLAANGSEALKYADEQEMDCVLLDMKIPGMDGIEILRRLKEKFPKLPVFMMTAYGELDVVQEALELGAIRYFTKPFDIFEVRDEVNKALQV from the coding sequence GTGAAACGATTACTAATTGTCGATGATCAGCAGGGGATTCGTTTACTTTTAAATGAAGTGCTGAAAAAGGAAGGATATCTTACATATTTAGCAGCTAATGGTTCAGAGGCATTAAAGTATGCAGACGAACAAGAGATGGATTGTGTTTTACTGGACATGAAAATTCCAGGAATGGATGGTATTGAAATTTTGAGACGTTTAAAAGAAAAATTTCCAAAGCTTCCTGTCTTTATGATGACAGCATATGGCGAGTTGGATGTTGTGCAAGAAGCGTTAGAACTAGGAGCCATTCGTTACTTTACGAAACCGTTTGATATTTTCGAAGTGCGTGATGAGGTAAATAAAGCTTTACAAGTTTAA
- a CDS encoding DUF2529 family protein, protein MSKILTTQLSGLLQRITQNEEEAIEETARLLAQAAIGQGTVYFACFGEMQIVELNALHAVEPFSKLAPWTSDTSLTEADRVCIFTRSAHDEEALVLAQKLNTQFIPFAAVASETASVDNPLADLAYTYVSTRIKGGLLPNDLGQRIVVPHALAGLFVYEAVKIAYDEMIGFDEEEL, encoded by the coding sequence ATGTCAAAAATTCTAACAACACAATTAAGTGGATTATTACAAAGAATTACACAAAATGAAGAAGAAGCTATTGAGGAGACTGCAAGGTTATTGGCGCAAGCCGCCATTGGCCAAGGAACTGTCTATTTTGCTTGCTTTGGGGAAATGCAGATTGTGGAATTAAATGCACTTCATGCAGTTGAACCGTTTAGCAAGTTAGCACCTTGGACTTCAGACACAAGCTTAACAGAAGCTGATCGTGTTTGCATTTTTACTCGAAGTGCACACGATGAAGAAGCACTAGTGTTAGCTCAAAAATTAAATACACAATTTATTCCCTTCGCGGCTGTGGCTAGTGAAACAGCCAGTGTAGATAACCCTCTTGCAGATTTAGCCTACACATATGTTTCTACACGCATTAAAGGCGGTTTATTGCCTAATGATTTAGGTCAACGGATTGTTGTACCACATGCACTTGCAGGTCTATTTGTATATGAAGCTGTCAAAATTGCTTATGATGAAATGATTGGGTTTGATGAAGAAGAACTGTAA
- a CDS encoding TetR/AcrR family transcriptional regulator, producing the protein MTEKDKRPQVQSTVKDENLIAIRREQMIQGAIKLFREKGFHRATTREIAKAAGFSIGTLYEYIRTKEDVLYLVCDSIYHHAMERLSSYEIKAGTIDELKEMIREYFLQIDSMVDELTIMYQETKSLSKEAQRYVFSKEFEMVATFERLLQRCVQSGELTMTDKQIHLAANNLVVSGQSWAFRKWALHRQHSIDEFIDMQITLFISGIKGF; encoded by the coding sequence ATGACTGAAAAAGATAAAAGGCCCCAAGTACAGTCAACTGTAAAAGATGAAAATTTAATCGCCATTCGTCGTGAACAAATGATTCAAGGAGCTATTAAGCTATTTAGAGAAAAAGGCTTTCATCGTGCCACGACGAGAGAGATTGCAAAAGCTGCTGGCTTTAGTATTGGTACTTTGTATGAGTACATCCGAACGAAAGAAGACGTTCTTTACCTTGTTTGTGATAGTATCTATCACCATGCAATGGAGCGACTTTCAAGTTATGAGATTAAAGCAGGAACAATTGATGAGTTGAAAGAAATGATTAGGGAATATTTCCTGCAAATTGATAGCATGGTTGATGAGCTAACAATCATGTATCAAGAAACAAAATCATTGTCAAAAGAAGCACAACGCTATGTCTTTAGTAAAGAGTTTGAAATGGTTGCCACATTTGAACGCTTGTTACAGCGATGTGTGCAGTCTGGCGAACTAACAATGACAGACAAGCAAATCCATTTAGCAGCCAATAACTTAGTTGTTTCAGGACAAAGCTGGGCGTTCCGCAAATGGGCATTACATCGTCAGCATTCCATTGACGAATTCATTGACATGCAAATCACTTTGTTCATTTCAGGCATAAAGGGGTTCTAA
- the icmF gene encoding fused isobutyryl-CoA mutase/GTPase IcmF, with amino-acid sequence MTKVEVYRPKNHVRFVTASSLFDGHDASVNIMRRILQSSGVEVIHLGHNRSVEEVVNAAIQEDAQGIAVSSYQGGHMEYFKYMYDLLREKGAPHIKIYGGGGGVILPREIKELHTYGIAGIFSPEDGRVLGLQGMINEQIKGTDFPTATGNYLEKLKSLTPETPEILANLITAAESNDDEATKEMLDEVRKLSKGTPVMGITGTGGAGKSSLTDELIRRFLKEFPDKRVAILSVDPTKQKTGGALLGDRIRMNAIFNNRVYMRSLATRGSRTELSASIGDVLDVVRVAGYDLIIVETSGIGQGDAEITKYTDLSMYVMTSEFGAPTQLEKIDMIDFADVIAINKFERKGSEDALRQVQKQYQRSRELWDESLDNMPVYGTIASQFNDKGTNALFAALVKIINEKTGFNWETSYEQFAKTQKQDVIIPNDRRYYLREITDTVRGYHKKSEQQVAFARRLFQLEGAIAAVKEKAPDDALVASLTSLAEGVRDELTAESKRILDNWQALKEAYAGDEFVTKVRDKEIRTILKTTSLSGTKIPKVALPKFEDYGEILRWVYKENVPGEFPYTAGVFQFKREGEDPKRQFAGEGTPERTNKRFHYLSKDDDAKRLSTAFDSVTLYGEDPDYRPDIYGKVGESGVSICTLEDMKKLYAGFDLCAPSTSVSMTINGPAPIILAMFMNTAIDQQVQLREQELGRTLTVEEFTETREKTLQVVRGTVQADILKEDQGQNTCIFSTEFALRMMGDIQQYFIDHKVRNYYSVSISGYHIAEAGANPISQLAFTLANGFTYVEYYLSRGMNINDFAPNLSFFFSNGLDPEYTVIGRVARRIWAIVMRDKYGANERAQKLKYHIQTSGRSLHAQEIDFNDIRTTLQALMALQDNCNSLHTNAYDEAITTPTEESVRRAMAIQMIITKEHGLAKNENPLQGAFIVEELTDLVEEAVLEEFDRINDRGGVLGAMETQYQRGKIQEESMYYEMLKHSGELPIIGVNTYLNPNPASDADIDNMEIARASTEEKETQIRNLQTFWSAHEEESEAAIARLQEVAVNNGNIFAELMESVKVASLGQITKALYEVGGQYRRNM; translated from the coding sequence ATGACAAAGGTAGAAGTATATCGTCCAAAAAATCACGTACGTTTTGTGACAGCATCAAGTCTTTTTGATGGACATGATGCTTCCGTCAATATTATGCGACGCATTTTACAATCGAGCGGTGTAGAAGTAATCCATTTAGGTCATAACCGTTCTGTTGAAGAAGTCGTGAATGCTGCGATACAAGAAGATGCACAAGGTATTGCAGTTTCTTCTTATCAAGGCGGGCATATGGAATACTTTAAATATATGTATGATTTACTGCGTGAAAAAGGGGCACCACATATAAAAATTTATGGCGGTGGTGGAGGAGTTATTTTACCGCGTGAAATTAAAGAGCTTCATACGTATGGCATTGCAGGGATATTCTCACCGGAGGATGGCCGTGTTTTAGGGCTACAAGGAATGATTAATGAGCAAATTAAAGGAACAGATTTTCCAACTGCAACGGGTAATTATTTAGAGAAATTAAAGTCCTTAACGCCGGAAACGCCAGAAATTTTAGCTAATCTAATAACAGCAGCTGAGTCAAATGACGACGAAGCTACAAAGGAAATGCTAGATGAGGTACGAAAGCTTTCAAAAGGTACACCAGTAATGGGGATTACAGGAACTGGTGGTGCAGGGAAATCTTCATTAACAGATGAACTGATTCGCCGCTTCCTAAAAGAATTCCCAGATAAACGTGTAGCCATTCTTTCAGTCGATCCAACAAAGCAAAAAACGGGTGGAGCATTGCTTGGGGATCGAATTCGTATGAATGCTATCTTTAATAACCGTGTTTATATGCGTAGTTTAGCAACACGTGGCTCTCGTACTGAATTATCTGCGTCGATTGGTGATGTGCTAGATGTAGTACGTGTAGCAGGCTATGACCTAATCATCGTAGAAACAAGCGGTATTGGTCAAGGTGATGCCGAAATTACAAAGTACACGGATCTATCTATGTATGTCATGACAAGCGAATTTGGTGCGCCAACACAACTTGAGAAAATTGATATGATTGATTTTGCAGATGTTATTGCTATCAATAAATTTGAGCGAAAAGGCTCAGAGGATGCACTACGACAAGTACAAAAACAATATCAACGTTCACGTGAGCTTTGGGATGAATCACTTGATAATATGCCAGTCTACGGTACAATTGCTAGCCAATTCAATGACAAAGGAACAAATGCATTATTCGCCGCTCTCGTTAAAATTATTAACGAAAAAACAGGTTTTAATTGGGAAACAAGTTATGAGCAATTTGCTAAAACGCAAAAGCAAGATGTCATCATTCCAAACGATCGTCGTTATTATTTACGTGAAATTACTGACACTGTTCGTGGCTATCATAAAAAATCAGAGCAACAGGTGGCATTTGCTCGTCGACTATTCCAATTAGAAGGCGCTATTGCAGCAGTGAAAGAAAAAGCGCCAGATGATGCACTTGTTGCATCGCTTACTTCTTTAGCAGAAGGTGTTAGAGATGAATTAACAGCAGAATCAAAGCGTATATTGGACAATTGGCAGGCTTTAAAAGAAGCTTATGCTGGCGATGAATTTGTGACGAAAGTTCGTGATAAAGAAATTCGCACCATCCTTAAAACAACAAGTCTATCTGGCACAAAAATTCCAAAAGTGGCATTGCCGAAGTTTGAAGACTATGGTGAGATATTGCGTTGGGTTTATAAAGAAAATGTTCCTGGCGAATTCCCATATACGGCAGGTGTTTTCCAATTCAAACGTGAGGGTGAAGATCCGAAACGCCAATTTGCTGGCGAGGGGACACCAGAACGTACAAATAAACGCTTCCACTATTTATCAAAGGATGATGATGCAAAACGTTTATCTACAGCATTTGATTCGGTAACACTGTATGGTGAGGACCCAGATTACCGTCCAGATATTTATGGTAAAGTCGGGGAATCGGGTGTATCCATCTGTACACTTGAGGACATGAAGAAGCTGTATGCAGGCTTTGATTTATGTGCACCATCTACATCTGTATCGATGACAATTAATGGTCCAGCCCCTATTATTTTAGCAATGTTTATGAATACAGCAATCGATCAACAAGTTCAATTGCGTGAGCAAGAGCTAGGACGAACTTTGACAGTTGAAGAGTTTACCGAGACACGTGAAAAAACATTGCAGGTTGTACGTGGAACAGTGCAAGCAGATATTTTAAAGGAAGATCAAGGACAGAATACATGTATTTTCTCAACAGAGTTTGCTTTACGTATGATGGGCGATATTCAGCAATACTTTATTGACCATAAAGTACGTAACTACTATTCTGTTTCCATTTCGGGGTATCATATTGCGGAAGCTGGAGCAAATCCTATTTCCCAATTAGCCTTTACTTTAGCTAATGGCTTTACGTATGTAGAGTATTATTTAAGCCGTGGCATGAATATCAATGACTTTGCACCAAATCTATCATTCTTCTTCTCAAATGGACTGGATCCAGAATATACAGTAATTGGACGTGTTGCACGACGTATTTGGGCCATTGTTATGCGTGATAAATACGGTGCTAATGAGCGTGCTCAAAAGCTAAAATACCATATTCAAACATCTGGACGTAGTTTACACGCTCAGGAGATTGATTTTAATGATATTCGTACAACATTACAGGCATTGATGGCATTACAAGATAACTGTAACTCATTGCATACAAACGCCTATGATGAGGCCATTACTACACCTACTGAGGAATCCGTACGACGTGCGATGGCTATTCAAATGATTATTACAAAAGAGCATGGTCTAGCGAAAAATGAAAACCCACTACAAGGTGCGTTTATTGTTGAAGAATTGACAGACCTTGTGGAAGAAGCGGTTCTTGAAGAATTTGATCGTATCAATGATCGTGGCGGTGTGTTAGGTGCAATGGAAACACAATACCAAAGAGGTAAAATTCAAGAAGAATCCATGTACTATGAGATGTTAAAACATTCAGGGGAGTTACCAATCATTGGTGTTAATACTTACTTGAACCCAAATCCAGCTTCAGATGCTGATATAGATAATATGGAAATTGCTCGTGCATCGACAGAAGAAAAGGAAACGCAAATTCGCAATTTACAAACATTTTGGAGTGCACATGAAGAGGAAAGTGAAGCTGCGATTGCACGTTTACAAGAAGTGGCTGTCAATAATGGTAATATTTTTGCTGAGCTTATGGAATCAGTAAAAGTAGCAAGCTTAGGACAAATTACAAAAGCTTTATATGAAGTTGGCGGACAGTATCGTCGTAATATGTAA